The Ramlibacter algicola genome segment CCCCGCGGTGCCCAAGAAGCTGGTGCTGATCGGTTCCGGCGTGATCGGCCTGGAGATGGGCTCCGTGTGGCGCCGTGTCGGCGCCGAAGTCACGGTGCTGGAAGCACTTCCGACTTTCCTGGGCGCGGTCGACGAGCAGATCGCCAAGGAAGCGCACAAGGCCTTCATCAAGCAAGGCCTGAAGATCGAACTGGGCGTCAAGGTCGGCGAGATCAAGACGGCCGGCAAGGGCGTGTCGGTGGCCTACACCACCGCCAAGGGCGAAGCGCAGACCCTCGATGCGGACAACGTCATCGTCTCGATCGGCCGCGTGCCGAACACCATCGGCCTGAACCCCGAGGCGGTAGGCCTGAAGCTGGACGAGCGTGGCGCCATCGTGGTCGACGGCGACTGCAAGACCAACCTGCCGAACGTCTGGGCGATCGGCGACGTCGTGCGCGGCCCGATGCTCGCGCACAAGGCGGAGGAAGAGGGGGTCGCGGTGGCCGAGCGCATCGCGGGCCAGCATGGCCACGTCAACTTCAACACCATCCCCTGGGTGATCTACACCAGCCCCGAGATCGCCTGGGTGGGCCGCACCGAACAGCAGCTCAAGGCCGACGGCGTCGCGTACAAGGCGGGCACCTTCCCGTTCATGGCCAACGGCCGCGCGCGCGCGCTGGGCGACACGACGGGCATGGTCAAGTTCCTGGCCGACGCGAAGACCGACGAGATCCTGGGCGTTCACATCGTCGGCCCGATGGCCAGCGAGCTGATCTCCGAAGCCGTGGTGGCGATGGAGTTCAAGGCCTCGGCCGAGGACATCGCCCGCATCTGCCACGCGCACCCGTCGCTGTCCGAAGCGACCAAGGAAGCCGCGCTGGCCGTCGACAAGCGCACGCTGAACTTCTGAGGGCGGCAGCCAGGTGCCCTCGGTCCGTGAGGCGTACGACGCGGAGCTCCAGTCCCGCGGGTACGCCAGCGACCCCGCGCAGCTGCGCGCGGTGGAAGCGCTGGAGCGCTGCGCGCAGGACTGGGCGCAGTACAAGGACAAGCGCTCCAACAGCTTCAAGAAGCTGATCAACCATCCCGACATCCCGCGCGGCGTCTACATGTACGGCGGGGTGGGGCGCGGCAAGAGCTTCCTGATGGATTGCTTCTTCCAGGCGGTGCCCCTGAAGCGCAAGACGCGGCTGCACTTCCACGAGTTCATGCGCGAGGTGCACCGGGAACTGCAGGACCTGCAGGGCACGGTGAACCCGCTGGACAAGCTGGGCGAGCGCATGGCGCAGCGCTTCAAGCTGGTCTGCTTCGACGAGTTCCACGTCGCCGACATCACGGACGCGATGATCCTGCACCGGCTGCTGCAGTCGCTGTTCGACAACGGCGTGGGCTTCGTCACCACGTCCAACTTCCATCCCGACGAGCTGTACCCGAACGGGCTGCATCGCGATCGCATCCTGCCCGCGATCGAGCTGCTCAAGGAGAAGCTGGAAGTCGTCAACGTCGACAACGGCACCGACTACCGCCAGCGCACGCTGGCCGGCGTGCGGATGTACCACTGCCCGCTGGGCCCCGAAGCCGACGCCGCAATGGACAAGGCGTTCACCGACCTGGCGGAGTCGCACGACGAGAGTCCCGTGCTCACCATCGAACACCGCGAGATCCGTGCCCGCCGCAAGGCCGGCGGCGTCGTCTGGTTCGACTTCCGAACGCTGTGCGGCGGCCCGCGCTCGCAGAACGATTACCTGGAGATCGCCACCCAGTTCCACACCGTGCTGCTCTCCGGCGTGCCCTACATGCCGGTCAACATGGCGTCGGAAGCGCGGCGGTTCACCTGGCTGGTCGACGTTCTTTACGATCGGCGCGTGAAACTGATCCTCTCCGCGGCGGTCGAACCCGAGGCCCTGTACACGGACGGGCCGCTGGCGCACGAGTTTCCGCGCACGGTCTCGCGCCTGCGCGAGATGCAGTCGGCGCAGTACCTGGCGCACGGCCGCCGCGACGTCGACACCCGCCTGACATGAAGCCCATCCTCCTGCCCCTCCTGTGGCTCGCCTTCGCCGGCTCCGTCGCTGCGCAGCAACCCGCGCCGGCAGCAGGCGCCGCATCGTCGCCCGCGGAGCCGTCCGCCGAGCAGCAGGTCGCCGCCGAGCGCGCCCGCATCGGCGCCGAACGCGCGCGGGCGGAACGCGAGTTCGAAGCCGCGCAGAAGGCCTGCTAC includes the following:
- the lpdA gene encoding dihydrolipoyl dehydrogenase, whose product is MAKNFDVVVIGGGPGGYIAAIRAAQLGFNTACIDEWKNKDGKPAPGGTCTNVGCIPSKALLQSSENYEEAGKHFADHGIKIAGLEIDVAKMLARKDQVVKQNNDGILFLFKKNKVTFFHGRGSFAKAGDGGYEISVKGAADETITAKHVIVATGSNPRALPGVPFDEQKILSNDGALRIPAVPKKLVLIGSGVIGLEMGSVWRRVGAEVTVLEALPTFLGAVDEQIAKEAHKAFIKQGLKIELGVKVGEIKTAGKGVSVAYTTAKGEAQTLDADNVIVSIGRVPNTIGLNPEAVGLKLDERGAIVVDGDCKTNLPNVWAIGDVVRGPMLAHKAEEEGVAVAERIAGQHGHVNFNTIPWVIYTSPEIAWVGRTEQQLKADGVAYKAGTFPFMANGRARALGDTTGMVKFLADAKTDEILGVHIVGPMASELISEAVVAMEFKASAEDIARICHAHPSLSEATKEAALAVDKRTLNF
- the zapE gene encoding cell division protein ZapE — translated: MPSVREAYDAELQSRGYASDPAQLRAVEALERCAQDWAQYKDKRSNSFKKLINHPDIPRGVYMYGGVGRGKSFLMDCFFQAVPLKRKTRLHFHEFMREVHRELQDLQGTVNPLDKLGERMAQRFKLVCFDEFHVADITDAMILHRLLQSLFDNGVGFVTTSNFHPDELYPNGLHRDRILPAIELLKEKLEVVNVDNGTDYRQRTLAGVRMYHCPLGPEADAAMDKAFTDLAESHDESPVLTIEHREIRARRKAGGVVWFDFRTLCGGPRSQNDYLEIATQFHTVLLSGVPYMPVNMASEARRFTWLVDVLYDRRVKLILSAAVEPEALYTDGPLAHEFPRTVSRLREMQSAQYLAHGRRDVDTRLT